One region of Primulina tabacum isolate GXHZ01 chromosome 1, ASM2559414v2, whole genome shotgun sequence genomic DNA includes:
- the LOC142541461 gene encoding uncharacterized protein LOC142541461: protein MLKETEWAMSKIDRKFFQKRARDYNSDEDGEYDDLGVEEENEVSEDEEGGIQPGVTKFTEGIKAFKLAFKKILAKKSGEDSNVLGPVLSAHKKLLGEKLAEEAERKVKGEAKKEKRLQGEKGHVKPTNYLDAHEKFLLGVATKGVVKLFNAVNKAQNAQKGLNPSRTKDEKIMTKRRKEAFFSELGKTSSQSAQAAAKVGTPSGSMDEEAPSWAPLRDDYMLTHPRLKDWDKMQDTNVAGDFGRQSATDSSDDD from the exons ATGTTGAAAGAAACTGAATGGGCTATGAGCAAAATTGACAGAAAGTTCTTTCAAAAAAGGGCTAGGGATTATAATTCGGACGAAGATGGTGAATACGATGACTTAGGGGTCGAGGAGGAGAATGAAGTTTCAGAAGACGAAGAGGGCGGAATCCAGCCTGGTGTAACAAAATTTACAGAGGGAATTAAAGCTTTTAAGTTGGCATTTAAGAAAATTCTTGCTAAGAAGAGCGGTGAGGATTCGAATGTGTTG GGCCCTGTATTATCTGCTCATAAGAAGCTTTTAGGTGAAAAACTTGCTGAAGAAGCGGAAAGGAAAGTAAAGGGGGAGGCAAAGAAAGAGAAGCGTTTG CAAGGTGAGAAGGGACATGTGAAGCCTACTAATTATTTGGATGCACATGAAAAGTTTCTGTTGGGAGTGGCTACTAAAGGAG TTGTCAAGTTGTTCAATGCT GTAAACAAGGCGCAAAATGCTCAGAAAGGCTTAAATCCCTCGAGAACAAAAGATGAGAAAA TAATGACGAAGCGGAGGAAAGAAGCCTTCTTTTCGGAGTTGGGCAAGACATCGTCACAATCTGCCCAGGCTGCTGCTAAG GTTGGTACACCCAGTGGTTCTATGGATGAAGAAGCTCCATCTTGGGCCCCTCTGCGTGATGATTACATGCTAACGCACCCCAGGTTGAAAGATTGGGATAAGATGCAG GATACAAATGTTGCTGGTGACTTTGGGAGACAATCAGCCACAGATTCATCAGATGATGATTAA